The nucleotide sequence GCCAACATCAGCACCATCCTGCAAGCGATCGCCCAATTCTCCACCTAAACCCCCAAACTCCCTCAAGTCCGATCGCCCACATAGCGAGCCAACGAATCAGCGATCGCCTCTGCCGTCCTCTGCTGGTGCTCGGGCGTAACAATCAGTTCAAACTCCTCCGGGTTGATCGTAAAACCCAACTCCAACAACACCGAAGGACAGCTCGTAGCCCGAATCACCGCCAGACTGGAAAAGAAATGACCGTAATCCGGTTGACCCAAATCCCGCAGCAAATCTAAATGCAACGCTTGAGCCAGTGGACGACTGTGGGGAAAATACCAAAAGCTAGCAATCCCGCGCGTGTTTTCAGCATCGCCACTATCGGGCAGAGCATTGTAATGGATGCTGACAAACAGATGAGGCTCGGCATCCCCTTGCAGATCGGCACGATCGGCCAAGGGCACGAACACATCTGCCGTACGAGTCATCAACACCTCAGCCCCACGCTCGCGCAACAGAGCCGCCAACCGCTGACTGACACTCAAATTCAGCGCCTTTTCGGGATACCCATTCGGCCCCCGCGCCCCCAAATCGATCTCGCCGCCGTGACCGGGGTCGATCGCAATCTTCAGCCCCCTCAACGGCGCGCTGGCATCCGTCTGAGGCGCATGGCGCACCCGCAACAACAACGTCGTGCCCTCATAAGTCGCCTCGTACCCCCAAGCATAATCCCGCGATAAATGCAGCTTGTAGCGAATGCGATCGCCACTCACCTGCCCCCAACTCACCGCCGTCACCAACGGATCGTCAGCATCCATCCGAAAAAAGTCCGTCTGCAACGATGCCCCATCCAACTCCAGCACGATCTGACCCGGCTCTTCTGTGACGTTGTAGGGCAACCGCACCGTCAGCGGCAAGCGCAACTCCGTCCATTCCCCCACCCGCGTCAACTGCACGCTCCCAACCGCGCTGCGGGGAGGCTCGGGCACAGACACAATCTCCGCTTGGGCCGCCGCAATCCACTTCTCCGATGCAGTCTGGAGCCAGTCATTCTCTCGCCCGACAATCTCCGATTGAGTGCCCTGCGGCCAAGGGGAGTAACGGATATAAGAACTGCTGGGACCGTTGCGGGCGATCGCATCATCGGTATTCGCCCTTGCCACCAGCGTTGCTTGAGGGTCGAGCACCCGCAGGAGGCCAGCATTTGCCGTCACCGTTTGACCGCTGGCGGTCAAGACAATTTGCGGGCTCGTTTCCCCACCGGCACGACTGTCCGGCAAGTTTGCACAGCCTCGATACCGCCCTGCTTGTACGACAGGAACCGCCTCAATCTCCCCCGTTAAAATCGCATTTGCCACCGGCAAACTCGTCACATTCGAGTCAGCCACCAACGGCACCAACTCATCCCACAAGCGCACGCTGACATCGGCATTGGGAGTGCCGATCGCCTCAAAGCAAACCACCTCCCCCGGTTGTTTCCACACATCCCCTTGCGGTTGGATGGTATCTGACAGCAAGCCAACGGTTGCAGGAGCCGAACGGATCGGGTTGAGGCGAGTGACCTGGCGCACGAACTGCTGAGGAGCTCCGTTGGAGGGTCGCAGAATAAAAGTAAATGTGTTGCTGCCGATCGCTAAGGGAAAGCTGGGGGCAAAGTGACCGGCGGGACTGCGGTGGATCGCTTGCCCGTTCACCGTGACTTGAGTGCGGGCGGGGGCGGTGCCGATAAAAAAGATAGACTGCGATGCCGTACTGTGATTCTCGGGCGGATAGACAATCTGCCAGTCATCCGCAACACTCGGCCTGCCGGTGACAATTAGAGCCCCCAACAGAATGGCGATCGCCACCCCCACCACTCTCCAGCGTTTCATCGCCACCCTCCTCAA is from Synechococcus sp. PCC 7336 and encodes:
- a CDS encoding N-acetylmuramoyl-L-alanine amidase, whose amino-acid sequence is MKRWRVVGVAIAILLGALIVTGRPSVADDWQIVYPPENHSTASQSIFFIGTAPARTQVTVNGQAIHRSPAGHFAPSFPLAIGSNTFTFILRPSNGAPQQFVRQVTRLNPIRSAPATVGLLSDTIQPQGDVWKQPGEVVCFEAIGTPNADVSVRLWDELVPLVADSNVTSLPVANAILTGEIEAVPVVQAGRYRGCANLPDSRAGGETSPQIVLTASGQTVTANAGLLRVLDPQATLVARANTDDAIARNGPSSSYIRYSPWPQGTQSEIVGRENDWLQTASEKWIAAAQAEIVSVPEPPRSAVGSVQLTRVGEWTELRLPLTVRLPYNVTEEPGQIVLELDGASLQTDFFRMDADDPLVTAVSWGQVSGDRIRYKLHLSRDYAWGYEATYEGTTLLLRVRHAPQTDASAPLRGLKIAIDPGHGGEIDLGARGPNGYPEKALNLSVSQRLAALLRERGAEVLMTRTADVFVPLADRADLQGDAEPHLFVSIHYNALPDSGDAENTRGIASFWYFPHSRPLAQALHLDLLRDLGQPDYGHFFSSLAVIRATSCPSVLLELGFTINPEEFELIVTPEHQQRTAEAIADSLARYVGDRT